One genomic region from Arthrobacter sp. FB24 encodes:
- the mtrA gene encoding MtrAB system response regulator MtrA, translating into MKARILVVDDDEALAEMIGIVLRNDGFEPVFCADGGQALEVFRSSKPDLVLLDLMLPGMDGIEVCRQIRAESDSPIVMLTAKSDTSDVVRGLESGADDYVPKPFKPAELVARVRARLRPGDQKAPETLRIADITIDVAGHLVSRNDERISLTPLEFDLLVALARKPWQVFTRELLLEQVWGYRHAADTRLVNVHVQRLRSKIERDPEAPEVVLTVRGVGYKAGS; encoded by the coding sequence ATGAAGGCACGCATTCTGGTAGTGGACGATGACGAGGCGCTGGCCGAGATGATCGGGATTGTCTTGCGCAATGACGGCTTCGAGCCGGTCTTTTGCGCCGACGGCGGGCAGGCGCTGGAAGTTTTCCGATCCTCAAAACCGGATCTTGTGCTTCTGGACCTGATGCTCCCGGGCATGGACGGCATCGAAGTGTGCAGGCAGATCCGCGCCGAGTCGGATTCACCCATCGTTATGCTCACCGCCAAGTCCGATACCTCGGACGTGGTCCGAGGACTGGAGTCCGGTGCTGACGACTATGTGCCCAAACCGTTTAAGCCGGCGGAACTGGTGGCCCGTGTCAGGGCCAGGCTCCGGCCCGGAGATCAAAAGGCCCCTGAGACCCTCCGCATCGCCGACATCACCATTGACGTGGCCGGCCACCTGGTGAGCCGGAACGACGAACGAATTTCGCTGACACCCCTCGAATTCGACCTGCTCGTTGCCCTTGCGCGGAAGCCGTGGCAGGTCTTCACCCGAGAGTTGCTCCTGGAGCAGGTCTGGGGATACCGGCACGCGGCAGACACGCGCCTCGTCAACGTCCATGTCCAGCGGCTGAGGTCGAAAATCGAGCGGGACCCCGAAGCCCCCGAAGTAGTTTTGACGGTCCGTGGTGTCGGCTACAAAGCAGGTTCCTGA
- a CDS encoding LpqB family beta-propeller domain-containing protein has protein sequence MTGTPSKLRNAALALMTLLLLLLTSCAQIPRSGPVGKSTDESAGKPNNAPVFFPVAPREGAGPESVIEDFYLAGSGYEDDYAVAREYLTQAASVAWKPDQRTLVFRSTRVVRTGVENVFNYELDVAYSVDADGIATQFPEGTKENIPVTLTQVDGQWRISAIPDGIAIPEQTFKVIYGAYPIYFYDPGFTYAVPDVRWFNKKKTVKAMTSALLSGPAPYLKGAVVSAFPSGMKLTRESVPVVSGAAQVDLSAKELVEASSEDRLRMQTQLALTFRGQPDVVNVELRANQDLVRVEDNGSVLPPVRDKNVPARQIAVNDGQLVRYENNRISPLPDIQSVGALGPVSPAESPVSQSVAFLNNSRTTLYSIVPGQPARALTTRSTLTHPSFGQQDWVWTAGPGANGATEVLAYRPTNVAEAAAMPTVTLAPAWLAGRTVKEFRVSREGVRALVISEQNGKTRVQVTGIVRNADGTPRDLTAPTTLLTDREPDQGVWVSDTTVAVMKASATDNVTPELLSLAATQPQQLAPWPGLTAISAGNGPEEIFGQSADGIFQRLGNGWSPQLKGPVDPSFPG, from the coding sequence ATGACCGGCACCCCGTCAAAGTTGCGCAACGCGGCCCTTGCCCTGATGACGCTACTGCTCCTGCTGCTGACCTCCTGCGCACAGATCCCGCGCTCGGGGCCGGTGGGAAAAAGTACCGATGAGAGCGCCGGCAAGCCCAACAACGCGCCCGTTTTCTTTCCGGTGGCACCACGCGAAGGAGCCGGACCGGAGTCCGTCATTGAAGACTTCTACCTCGCCGGCAGCGGCTACGAGGACGACTACGCCGTTGCCAGGGAATACCTGACGCAGGCAGCCTCCGTTGCCTGGAAGCCGGACCAGCGCACACTCGTTTTCCGCTCAACCAGGGTGGTCCGGACCGGTGTGGAAAATGTCTTCAACTACGAACTGGACGTTGCCTACTCAGTCGATGCAGACGGGATCGCGACGCAGTTCCCCGAAGGCACCAAGGAAAACATTCCTGTCACGCTGACGCAGGTGGACGGTCAGTGGCGCATCTCCGCAATCCCTGACGGAATTGCCATCCCCGAGCAGACATTCAAGGTGATTTACGGCGCCTACCCCATCTACTTCTACGATCCCGGCTTCACCTACGCAGTGCCGGACGTCAGATGGTTCAACAAGAAGAAAACGGTCAAAGCCATGACCAGCGCCTTGCTCAGCGGACCTGCCCCGTATCTCAAGGGCGCCGTAGTTAGCGCCTTTCCGTCCGGAATGAAGCTGACGCGGGAGTCTGTACCGGTAGTCTCGGGCGCAGCCCAGGTGGACCTGTCGGCAAAGGAACTCGTCGAAGCCTCCAGCGAGGACAGGCTGAGGATGCAGACCCAGCTGGCTCTCACCTTCCGTGGCCAGCCGGACGTCGTCAACGTCGAACTCCGGGCAAACCAGGACCTGGTCCGGGTCGAGGACAACGGCTCCGTGCTGCCTCCGGTCAGGGACAAGAACGTCCCGGCCCGCCAGATCGCCGTGAATGACGGCCAACTGGTCCGATACGAGAACAACCGCATTTCGCCGTTGCCGGACATTCAGTCCGTAGGAGCCCTCGGGCCGGTTTCCCCTGCCGAATCGCCCGTTTCGCAGTCGGTGGCGTTCCTCAACAACAGCCGGACGACCCTGTACTCGATCGTGCCGGGCCAGCCGGCCCGGGCACTGACAACCCGCTCCACCCTCACCCATCCGTCGTTCGGGCAGCAGGATTGGGTCTGGACTGCCGGGCCCGGGGCCAACGGGGCAACGGAAGTGCTTGCCTACCGCCCCACGAACGTTGCTGAAGCCGCGGCCATGCCCACTGTCACGCTGGCGCCGGCCTGGCTCGCCGGACGCACCGTCAAAGAATTCCGCGTATCGCGCGAGGGGGTGCGGGCTCTCGTGATTTCCGAGCAGAACGGGAAGACCCGCGTGCAGGTGACCGGAATCGTACGCAATGCTGACGGGACCCCCCGTGACCTCACCGCCCCAACGACGCTCCTGACGGACCGGGAACCGGACCAGGGGGTCTGGGTCAGTGACACGACGGTAGCCGTCATGAAGGCATCGGCCACTGACAACGTCACCCCGGAATTGCTCTCCCTGGCAGCAACGCAGCCGCAGCAACTGGCGCCCTGGCCCGGGCTCACCGCGATCAGCGCCGGCAACGGACCCGAGGAAATCTTCGGGCAGTCCGCCGACGGTATCTTCCAGCGCCTCGGAAATGGTTGGTCGCCCCAGCTGAAAGGGCCCGTGGACCCGTCATTCCCGGGCTGA
- a CDS encoding winged helix-turn-helix domain-containing protein, translated as MQEVLSLKQARRIALAAQGLDKVRPAGPVTSRAVGRTFARLHLVQIDSVNVLSRSHYLPFFSRLGNYDSAILQRMAGTHPRRMMEYWAHEASFIRPDHFQDLVLWQSRKWVGAHSMDPEVRSDVAARVLEALAAGRPMTAAELTAHLGHVEDRQQDNWGWNWNAVKRVLEHLFEAGLISAASRTESFERRYTLTAKILPERPGAAPDVPDAGADKAAALVRLIDAAARAHGIGTLRCFADYFRTPMRASALAVDHLVETGRLVPVSVAGWDNPLFRHAEAKLPRTATGRALLSPFDSLVFERRRLEALFDFHYRLEIYTPEPKRRYGYYVLPFLLRDGIVARIDLKADRSNGLLLAKAVHAEPGAPADTAVELAAELQLMAEWLELDRVVVSRKGDLAPALADAVSGAGSGVSAEREQA; from the coding sequence GTGCAGGAAGTGCTGAGCCTCAAACAGGCGCGGCGGATCGCACTGGCAGCCCAGGGATTGGACAAAGTACGGCCCGCCGGACCCGTGACATCACGGGCGGTGGGCCGTACTTTTGCCCGCCTCCACCTCGTCCAGATCGACTCCGTCAATGTGCTGTCGCGGAGCCATTACCTGCCGTTCTTCTCCCGCCTGGGGAACTACGACAGCGCCATCCTCCAGCGAATGGCGGGCACCCACCCGCGCCGCATGATGGAGTACTGGGCCCACGAGGCGAGCTTTATCCGTCCGGACCATTTCCAGGACCTGGTCCTGTGGCAAAGCCGGAAGTGGGTGGGAGCGCACTCCATGGACCCCGAGGTACGGAGCGATGTCGCCGCCCGGGTGCTTGAGGCGCTGGCCGCCGGACGGCCGATGACTGCCGCCGAACTCACCGCCCACCTGGGTCATGTGGAGGACCGGCAGCAGGACAACTGGGGGTGGAACTGGAACGCCGTCAAACGGGTCCTGGAGCACCTCTTCGAAGCGGGCCTCATCTCGGCCGCGTCCCGCACGGAATCCTTCGAACGGCGCTACACCCTCACCGCCAAGATCCTGCCCGAACGGCCCGGCGCAGCGCCGGACGTTCCCGACGCAGGGGCGGACAAGGCGGCTGCGCTGGTGCGCCTCATCGATGCCGCCGCCCGGGCGCACGGGATCGGCACGCTCCGGTGCTTCGCCGACTACTTCCGGACGCCGATGCGTGCGTCAGCCCTGGCAGTGGACCACCTCGTCGAAACCGGAAGGCTGGTGCCAGTCAGCGTGGCCGGCTGGGACAACCCCCTCTTCCGGCACGCCGAGGCGAAACTGCCGCGTACAGCCACCGGACGCGCACTGCTGAGCCCCTTCGACTCACTGGTCTTTGAGCGGCGGCGCCTTGAAGCCCTGTTCGACTTCCACTACCGCCTGGAGATCTACACCCCCGAGCCGAAACGCCGCTACGGCTATTACGTGCTTCCCTTCCTGCTACGCGACGGGATCGTGGCCCGCATCGACCTGAAAGCGGACCGATCCAACGGCCTCCTGCTGGCGAAGGCTGTCCACGCGGAGCCCGGGGCGCCCGCCGACACCGCCGTCGAACTCGCCGCGGAACTGCAGCTCATGGCAGAGTGGTTGGAACTGGACCGGGTTGTTGTGTCCCGGAAAGGAGACCTGGCACCGGCGCTCGCAGACGCCGTGTCCGGAGCAGGGAGCGGTGTATCCGCTGAGAGGGAACAGGCGTAA
- a CDS encoding ComF family protein, whose translation MTRSPDPDLEPPAPAAARHRSDYVRWWLRAADRAAEAGRELLALAAPVECVCCGSEDFSLCGHCERALRLLTRTPFRAEGQAPALMDVNGSVILPVVAAGVYREELAQAVLSFKKYGQRQLESVLSKALGRAITVAAGTTHGVCLIPVPTTNSAFRRRGFSPVHLLLRNLDRSGRLGGGRPADALRKGGTFGQWPWSAAALPERLQVLAAAHAMAGGQKGLGRGARAKRVRGSMRARPAFLAPDIRGCPCIIVDDVLTTGATLAEAARAVHQAGGVVLGAVVLAATRPPDVADPPAVPGATAVMGARL comes from the coding sequence GTGACAAGAAGCCCCGATCCCGATCTCGAGCCGCCTGCGCCGGCGGCGGCAAGACACCGCAGCGATTATGTACGGTGGTGGCTGCGGGCCGCGGACCGTGCAGCGGAGGCTGGCCGCGAACTGTTGGCCCTCGCCGCACCCGTGGAGTGCGTCTGCTGCGGGTCGGAAGACTTCTCGCTATGCGGACACTGTGAGCGGGCGCTGCGCCTGCTCACGCGGACGCCGTTCCGCGCCGAAGGGCAGGCACCCGCCCTGATGGATGTGAACGGTTCGGTTATTCTTCCCGTCGTGGCCGCCGGGGTCTATCGGGAGGAGCTCGCCCAGGCTGTGCTGTCGTTCAAGAAATACGGCCAGCGCCAGCTTGAATCGGTGCTGTCGAAGGCGCTTGGGAGGGCGATCACAGTGGCTGCCGGCACGACGCATGGAGTCTGCCTGATACCCGTACCCACCACCAACAGCGCGTTCAGGAGGCGGGGTTTCAGCCCCGTGCACCTTTTGTTGCGGAATCTGGACCGCAGCGGCCGCCTCGGCGGAGGGCGCCCAGCCGATGCGCTGCGCAAGGGAGGGACCTTCGGACAGTGGCCATGGTCGGCCGCTGCCCTGCCCGAACGGCTCCAGGTGCTGGCTGCCGCCCACGCCATGGCGGGAGGGCAAAAAGGACTCGGACGAGGCGCCCGTGCCAAACGTGTCCGGGGTTCCATGCGGGCAAGGCCGGCGTTCCTCGCGCCTGACATCCGGGGATGCCCCTGCATCATCGTGGATGACGTGCTGACCACGGGGGCCACGCTGGCGGAAGCAGCGCGGGCCGTACATCAGGCAGGGGGCGTCGTACTGGGCGCCGTCGTACTTGCGGCGACACGCCCGCCGGACGTTGCGGATCCACCGGCCGTTCCCGGTGCCACCGCAGTGATGGGCGCCCGACTTTGA
- the secA gene encoding preprotein translocase subunit SecA, whose protein sequence is MASLIEKLLRTGDKKTLRQLRNYADSINALESSFQTFTDAELREETDRLRERHQDGEKLDDLLPEAFAAVREASSRTLGMRHFDVQLMGGAALHLGNIAEMKTGEGKTLVATAPAYLNALTGNGVHVITVNDYLAEYQSDLMGRVYRFLGLTSGCILSNQDPAVRREQYAADITYGTNNEFGFDYLRDNMAWDKSELVQRGHHFAIVDEVDSILIDEARTPLIISGPAQGDTNRWYSEFAKVVTRLKPDEDYEVDEKKRTVGVLEGGIEKVEDYLGIHNLYESANTPLIGFLNNAIKAKELFKRDKDYVILDGEVLIVDEHTGRILAGRRYNEGMHQAIEAKEGVEIKAENQTLATVTLQNYFRMYNKLSGMTGTAETEAAEFMSTYKLGVVAIPTNRDMQRIDQPDLVYKNEAVKFDAVVKDIAERHEKGQPVLVGTTSVEKSEYLSRLLAKEGIRHEVLNAKNHAREAAIVAQAGRKGAVTVATNMAGRGTDIMLGGNAEFTAVAELAAKGLDPEENSEEYEAAWPAAFEAAKQAVKDEHEEVLELGGLYVLGTERHESRRIDNQLRGRSGRQGDPGESRFYLSLTDDLMRLFNSGAAERLMNSSVPDDVALESKLVSRAIASAQGQVEGRNAEQRKNVLKYDDVLNRQREAIYGDRRRILEGDDLHEKVQFFLEDTITALIDAATSEGTGDDWDFNQLWTNLKTLYPVSVTSHDVIDEAGGKSRITVDFLKEEILSDARLVYQAREQAIGSESMRELERRVVLSVIGRKWQEHLYEMDYLKEGIGLRAMAQRDPLVEYQREGFIMFQAMMEAIREESVGFLFNLEVEVTPAEDVVVADGAGEHTEHHEPQIHAAGLEAPEKPAQLQYTAPGEDGASQTRVEGRSSGRSGNPAKAAQDGARKPAPKKKKR, encoded by the coding sequence GTGGCATCACTTATCGAAAAACTTCTCCGCACGGGTGACAAAAAAACCCTGAGGCAACTGCGGAACTATGCCGATTCCATCAATGCCCTGGAAAGCTCCTTCCAGACTTTCACCGACGCCGAACTGCGCGAAGAAACCGACCGGCTGCGTGAACGCCACCAGGACGGCGAGAAGCTGGACGACCTCCTGCCCGAGGCCTTCGCGGCGGTCCGTGAAGCCTCCTCCCGAACCCTGGGCATGCGCCACTTCGACGTCCAGCTGATGGGCGGCGCGGCCCTGCACCTGGGCAATATCGCCGAAATGAAGACCGGTGAAGGCAAAACCCTCGTAGCCACCGCTCCGGCCTACCTGAACGCACTCACCGGCAACGGGGTGCACGTGATCACCGTGAACGACTACCTGGCTGAATACCAGTCGGACCTCATGGGCCGGGTCTACCGCTTTCTCGGCCTGACCAGCGGCTGCATCCTGTCCAACCAGGACCCTGCCGTGCGCCGCGAGCAGTACGCCGCGGACATCACCTATGGCACAAACAACGAATTCGGGTTCGACTACCTGCGCGACAACATGGCCTGGGACAAGTCCGAGCTCGTCCAGCGCGGCCACCACTTCGCAATTGTTGACGAAGTGGACTCCATCCTCATCGATGAGGCCCGCACCCCGCTTATCATTTCCGGTCCGGCCCAGGGTGACACCAACCGCTGGTACAGCGAATTTGCCAAGGTAGTCACCCGGCTCAAGCCCGATGAAGACTACGAAGTCGACGAAAAGAAGCGCACCGTAGGCGTGCTCGAGGGCGGGATCGAGAAGGTCGAGGACTACCTGGGCATTCACAACCTCTACGAGTCCGCCAACACCCCGCTGATCGGCTTCCTGAACAATGCCATCAAGGCCAAGGAACTCTTCAAGCGGGACAAGGACTACGTCATCCTCGACGGCGAAGTGCTTATTGTTGACGAGCACACCGGCCGCATCCTCGCGGGCCGGCGTTACAACGAGGGCATGCACCAGGCGATCGAGGCCAAGGAAGGCGTCGAGATCAAAGCGGAGAACCAGACCCTCGCCACGGTCACGCTGCAGAACTACTTCCGCATGTACAACAAGCTTTCCGGCATGACCGGCACAGCCGAGACCGAAGCCGCCGAGTTCATGAGCACGTACAAGCTCGGCGTGGTGGCCATCCCCACCAACCGCGACATGCAGCGCATTGACCAGCCTGACCTCGTCTACAAGAACGAGGCCGTCAAATTCGACGCCGTCGTCAAGGACATTGCCGAGCGGCATGAAAAAGGGCAGCCCGTCCTCGTGGGAACCACCAGCGTGGAGAAGAGTGAATACCTCTCCCGGCTGCTGGCCAAGGAAGGCATCCGCCACGAGGTCCTTAACGCGAAAAACCACGCCCGTGAAGCCGCGATCGTCGCGCAGGCCGGCCGTAAGGGAGCGGTGACGGTCGCCACGAACATGGCCGGTCGAGGTACGGACATCATGCTGGGCGGAAACGCAGAATTCACTGCCGTCGCCGAGTTGGCGGCCAAAGGCCTGGATCCGGAAGAAAACTCAGAAGAGTACGAGGCCGCGTGGCCCGCGGCGTTCGAGGCCGCCAAGCAGGCGGTGAAGGACGAACACGAGGAAGTACTGGAATTGGGCGGGCTCTATGTCCTCGGAACCGAACGACACGAGTCCCGGCGGATCGACAACCAGCTCCGCGGACGTTCAGGACGCCAGGGCGACCCCGGCGAGTCGCGGTTCTACCTCTCCTTGACGGATGACCTGATGCGCCTGTTCAATTCGGGTGCGGCCGAACGGCTTATGAACAGTTCCGTTCCCGACGACGTCGCGCTCGAATCGAAGCTCGTTTCGCGTGCCATAGCCTCTGCGCAGGGCCAGGTTGAAGGCCGCAACGCGGAACAGCGCAAGAACGTCCTTAAGTACGATGACGTCCTCAACCGCCAGCGCGAAGCCATCTATGGGGACCGCCGCCGTATCCTCGAAGGCGACGACCTGCACGAGAAAGTTCAGTTCTTCCTCGAAGACACCATCACTGCCCTCATCGACGCAGCAACCTCCGAGGGCACCGGGGACGACTGGGACTTCAACCAACTCTGGACGAACCTCAAGACCCTCTACCCGGTCAGCGTTACATCCCACGACGTCATCGACGAGGCCGGCGGCAAGTCCCGCATCACCGTGGACTTCCTGAAGGAAGAGATTCTTTCCGACGCCCGGCTGGTATACCAGGCCAGGGAACAGGCCATCGGGTCCGAGAGCATGCGCGAACTCGAGCGCCGCGTGGTTCTGTCCGTGATCGGCCGGAAGTGGCAGGAGCATCTCTACGAGATGGACTACCTCAAGGAGGGCATCGGCCTTCGAGCCATGGCCCAGCGTGACCCGCTCGTTGAATACCAGCGCGAGGGATTCATAATGTTCCAGGCCATGATGGAGGCCATCAGGGAGGAGAGCGTCGGCTTCCTGTTCAACCTTGAGGTTGAGGTGACCCCCGCTGAGGACGTCGTCGTGGCCGACGGCGCCGGGGAACATACAGAACACCATGAGCCACAGATCCATGCAGCAGGACTGGAAGCACCGGAGAAGCCCGCACAGCTGCAATACACTGCTCCGGGCGAAGACGGCGCCAGCCAGACCCGCGTCGAAGGCAGGTCGTCGGGGCGTTCGGGAAATCCGGCGAAGGCTGCCCAGGACGGCGCCCGGAAGCCGGCCCCGAAAAAGAAGAAGCGCTAG
- the mtrB gene encoding MtrAB system histidine kinase MtrB, giving the protein MAGVFSDLPFRTRIWLRRARIVGLRVARLVRTGLLRLLPGVRFLLRALHRRWRRSLQFRTVLTTLLLSIGSFAVVGAYLSNQIANNLFQERLAQAESETLYNVKQVQDTFDGAQVTDQSSVITLVYDTLNAVEGRGNVIQRRYVFEAMPEQTKPRNRWVESRASDQLTVSVIPPELRKAVQESGKDQFWASTEFPVGTEDRPGIAVGNKVTFNGTVYELYLIYDLNTAQKTLDEIQNVLLAGGAVLVLIIGAIAWYVTRNVVSPVSHAAVVSEKLAAGQLQERMVVKGEDEVARLGASFNHMAASLQEQITQLATLSQMQQRFVSDVSHELRTPLTTVRMAAEVLYDARHDFDPINKRSAELLYNQVERFQSLLADLLEISRFDAGVAMLDAEPTDILQLVAKVVEDAGPVAAEYGSQVTINSRDESIVVEMDDRRIERILRNLVLNALEHSEGNPVNISVAANESAVAVAVRDHGIGMTQSEAARVFDRFWRADPARARTTGGSGLGLSIAAEDTKLHNGWLQAWGSKGTGSNFRLTLPLRQGEAISKSPLQLEPADVELPGGSGQGTMLLLETAASPADSTDAPAPPHAQPAAGREETK; this is encoded by the coding sequence ATGGCCGGCGTATTTTCCGACCTGCCGTTCCGGACCCGCATTTGGCTTCGCCGTGCCCGGATCGTGGGACTGCGGGTCGCGAGGCTCGTCCGGACCGGCTTGCTCCGGCTCCTGCCCGGTGTCAGGTTCCTGCTGCGGGCCCTTCATCGGCGCTGGCGCCGTTCCCTGCAGTTCCGCACAGTCCTCACCACGCTTCTGCTCTCGATCGGCTCGTTCGCAGTGGTCGGGGCCTACCTGTCGAACCAGATCGCCAACAACCTGTTCCAGGAACGGCTTGCCCAGGCGGAGTCGGAGACTCTGTACAACGTCAAGCAGGTCCAGGACACGTTCGACGGCGCCCAGGTCACCGACCAGTCCAGCGTGATCACACTGGTGTACGACACCCTGAATGCCGTGGAGGGCCGCGGAAACGTCATCCAGCGCCGGTATGTGTTCGAGGCGATGCCGGAACAGACCAAACCCCGCAACCGCTGGGTCGAATCGCGGGCGTCGGACCAGCTCACGGTCAGTGTCATTCCGCCCGAGCTGCGGAAGGCGGTTCAGGAGTCCGGAAAGGACCAGTTTTGGGCATCCACGGAGTTCCCGGTGGGTACCGAAGACCGTCCGGGCATCGCCGTGGGCAACAAAGTCACATTTAACGGCACTGTGTACGAGCTGTACCTCATTTACGACCTGAACACCGCGCAGAAAACGCTGGACGAGATACAGAACGTCCTGCTCGCCGGCGGAGCGGTACTGGTCCTGATCATCGGTGCCATTGCCTGGTACGTGACCCGGAACGTGGTCAGCCCGGTCAGCCATGCCGCGGTGGTCTCGGAGAAACTGGCGGCCGGGCAGCTCCAGGAGCGGATGGTAGTCAAAGGCGAGGACGAGGTGGCGCGGCTGGGCGCGTCGTTCAACCACATGGCTGCCAGCCTCCAGGAACAAATCACCCAGCTGGCGACTCTGTCCCAGATGCAGCAGCGCTTCGTCTCCGATGTGTCCCACGAACTTCGCACGCCCCTGACGACCGTGCGGATGGCCGCCGAGGTCCTGTACGACGCACGGCATGATTTCGACCCCATCAACAAGCGCTCGGCCGAGCTGCTCTACAACCAGGTTGAGCGCTTCCAGTCCCTGCTCGCTGATCTCCTGGAAATTTCCCGCTTCGATGCAGGTGTGGCCATGCTCGACGCCGAACCCACCGATATCCTGCAACTCGTGGCGAAAGTCGTCGAAGACGCAGGACCCGTCGCAGCCGAATACGGTTCGCAGGTCACCATTAATTCGCGGGATGAGAGCATCGTGGTGGAGATGGACGACCGGCGCATCGAGCGGATCCTTCGCAACCTGGTGCTCAACGCGCTGGAGCACAGCGAAGGGAATCCGGTCAATATTTCGGTAGCGGCAAATGAATCCGCCGTCGCCGTCGCCGTCCGCGACCACGGCATCGGAATGACGCAGTCCGAGGCGGCAAGGGTCTTTGACCGTTTCTGGCGGGCCGACCCCGCCCGGGCGCGAACCACGGGCGGCAGCGGGCTGGGCCTGTCCATCGCCGCGGAAGACACGAAGCTCCACAACGGATGGCTTCAGGCCTGGGGCAGCAAGGGAACCGGATCAAACTTCAGGCTGACACTTCCGCTGAGGCAGGGCGAAGCAATCTCCAAATCGCCGCTACAGCTCGAACCGGCCGACGTCGAATTGCCTGGCGGATCGGGGCAGGGCACGATGTTGCTCCTGGAAACCGCTGCATCGCCCGCGGATTCGACGGATGCGCCCGCCCCGCCGCACGCACAGCCGGCCGCGGGCAGGGAAGAAACAAAATGA
- the hpf gene encoding ribosome hibernation-promoting factor, HPF/YfiA family, whose translation MEFMISGRNLTVSDRFREYADEKISKIASLGDKVQRVDAKVSKETKARQTAELLTVELTVLGRGPVIRAEASAADKFAAFDLAYNKLLERLRRAKDRKKVHHGRHTPKSVTEATASLEPASTTEPLYVEASNHQEPQAAPVEKSPYDVDNDIPAGDSPVLIRRKVFPAASLTLDDAVDNMELVGHDFYLFVDKETKAPSVVYRRDGWTYGVISLDQTCEPGVAPLEEKILAYRSEDEPASA comes from the coding sequence ATGGAGTTCATGATCAGCGGACGGAATTTGACGGTTTCAGACCGCTTCCGCGAATACGCCGACGAGAAGATCTCAAAGATCGCATCGCTGGGAGACAAGGTCCAACGGGTGGACGCGAAGGTCTCAAAGGAGACTAAGGCCCGCCAGACCGCAGAATTGCTCACGGTTGAGCTGACTGTCTTGGGCCGGGGCCCCGTCATTCGAGCAGAGGCCAGCGCCGCCGACAAGTTCGCCGCGTTCGATCTCGCTTACAACAAGCTTCTTGAACGCCTGCGCCGGGCCAAAGACCGCAAGAAGGTCCACCATGGCCGGCACACCCCCAAGTCGGTCACCGAGGCAACAGCCAGCCTTGAGCCGGCCAGCACCACCGAGCCTCTGTACGTGGAGGCAAGCAACCATCAGGAGCCCCAGGCCGCACCGGTCGAAAAGTCGCCGTACGACGTCGACAACGACATCCCGGCGGGGGATTCGCCTGTCCTGATCCGCCGCAAGGTGTTTCCGGCGGCATCACTCACGCTCGACGACGCCGTCGACAACATGGAACTCGTGGGCCACGACTTCTACCTGTTTGTCGATAAGGAAACCAAAGCGCCGTCCGTCGTCTACCGCCGCGACGGTTGGACCTACGGGGTGATCTCCCTTGACCAGACCTGCGAACCGGGTGTGGCTCCGCTGGAAGAGAAGATTCTCGCGTACCGATCCGAGGATGAGCCAGCCAGCGCATAA